Proteins from one Sphingopyxis terrae subsp. terrae NBRC 15098 genomic window:
- a CDS encoding potassium channel family protein, with translation MSRRPSDRLKLQHRFQPLRRASKWPVWADVTARLGLAFLLIAFVVLVHWIDRAGLKDSHDGHISFLDVVYFTMISVTTTGFGDIAPVSDRSRLIEALIVTPIRIAVLFIFVGTAYSFVIKRTWEKWRMARIQAKLTDHIVVLGFGVSGGEAVHELIARGTDPACIVVIDPSHQRINAAEAMGCNVLEGDASSDETLLDVRIAQARSVLVSAGRDDTSILIVLTVRHLAPQVPISVVIRTQDNELLARQAGANDVINPVSFTGLLLAGSAQGAHIADYMADLASVSGKVQLNERPVHPEEIGKSIDELASGGRGLRIYRGGQPIGFWEAGAKSLQSGDILVEVIPCEACEAD, from the coding sequence ATGAGCCGTCGTCCGTCCGACCGACTGAAGCTCCAGCACCGGTTTCAACCGCTGCGCCGCGCGAGCAAATGGCCCGTCTGGGCGGATGTCACCGCGCGGCTCGGCCTCGCCTTCTTGCTGATCGCCTTCGTCGTCCTCGTGCACTGGATCGATCGCGCCGGACTGAAGGACAGCCACGACGGCCACATCAGCTTCCTCGACGTCGTCTATTTCACGATGATTTCTGTCACGACCACCGGGTTCGGCGATATTGCGCCGGTATCGGACCGCTCGCGCCTGATCGAGGCGCTGATCGTGACCCCGATCCGCATCGCCGTGCTCTTCATCTTCGTCGGCACGGCCTATAGTTTCGTCATCAAACGCACATGGGAAAAATGGCGCATGGCTCGCATCCAGGCAAAACTCACCGATCACATCGTCGTTCTGGGCTTCGGCGTCAGCGGCGGCGAGGCGGTTCACGAACTGATCGCGCGCGGCACCGATCCCGCTTGCATTGTCGTCATCGATCCGTCGCACCAGCGCATCAATGCCGCCGAAGCGATGGGTTGCAACGTGCTGGAGGGTGACGCGTCGAGCGACGAAACCTTGCTTGATGTGCGGATCGCCCAGGCCCGCTCGGTGCTGGTATCGGCGGGACGCGACGACACCTCGATCCTGATTGTCCTGACCGTCCGCCATCTTGCACCGCAGGTACCGATCAGCGTCGTCATCCGGACCCAGGACAATGAATTGCTCGCGCGCCAGGCCGGCGCGAACGACGTCATTAACCCGGTCAGCTTCACTGGACTGCTGCTCGCCGGATCGGCGCAGGGTGCGCACATCGCCGACTATATGGCCGACCTGGCCTCGGTATCGGGCAAGGTGCAGCTCAACGAACGTCCGGTGCACCCCGAAGAAATCGGCAAGAGCATCGACGAACTTGCCAGCGGCGGCCGCGGCCTGCGCATCTATCGCGGCGGTCAGCCGATCGGTTTCTGGGAAGCGGGCGCAAAATCCCTGCAGAGCGGCGACATATTGGTCGAAGTCATCCCGTGCGAGGCGTGCGAAGCCGATTAG